From a single Bacillus gobiensis genomic region:
- a CDS encoding glycoside hydrolase family 32 protein, with protein MRLISRLLIVALLCSVVFQFNIGTAAGADYYKEPFRNQFHFSPEANWMNDPNGMVFFEGEYHLFYQYYPYGTTWGPMHWGHAVSKDLVNWEHLPMALLPDENGWIFSGSAVIDKNNTAGFGQNAMVAIFTHADGPKQVQSIAYSLDKGRTWTKYNGNPVMPNPPIPDWRDPKVFWHDGTQKWVMTLAAKDKIMFYTSPDLKNWSYASEFGPDGGIQANTAKGKYAYSLSNDRGTSFTYEGDVMNVEKNGRIGAGGLLFRSDDPAKNGYAALLDAEENKVKLVKIENGIPTEIRSKDMSIQPSKSYHLKVVTDGPNISVFVNGTSELTASDTSFENGKFGLIGRNSTAVIRNVTFTNTTNVITNLSGFQPAGGEWTKTLEGLTGSSPSDAFTVANETGTDLIYKADIKVSGSSGGKGAGALLFKADRAAQNGYVANVDALNDKVKLMKIVGGQISVLAEKTIALETDRQYELKVATLGDNIKVYLDETLIHDIHDGAFSSGHFGLNVWNAKAVFQNIKAEKNIVTNETNIKNGDFETGNFSGWEVLSGNAFSNAHVTNATSYWGGSFGQQGNYHLWGAAQIPFDEPTGEARSSYFKLAGSGEINFMLGGGNNESTYLALMRASDDKEILRQTNTKWKEDETYRRYIWDASAFRDEVLYLKLVDYEKNGWGHINVDDIKVNNTGSMPENIDKKAQPVEENGEARNNGTIDNWTAVSGEWVNSTYGNNGGVWECPALFQLPVAGDPSKKKWVLQVSVGDGAAAGGSGGQYFIGEFDGKTFKSDNPPQETLWTDYGADFYAAVEWNNTEGPNGEKYWLGWMSNWKYANHTPTTTWRSSMTLPRKMELAQTPEGLRLQQTPVSLQSLRLSGQGVQFHNKLIQSGQSLSAGKEAESAEFIVEFDVAGSGASEVGLKVRKGINEETVIGYDLQAKKLFVDRSKSGSFDFGPDVKGIHAAPMPSEQGKIRLHVFLDHSSVEVFGNQGKKVITDQIFPGAASKGVELYSKGGTVNVAKFEMYPLSSIWKESPFSSNLTGWQTKSGLWADTIKGKQGQSEGDSFILSSQTGTNFTYEADIEVLDTDSHPNDPNKDTVDNRVGAGGLVFRSDNTAKNAYVANVDIHHDAMKLIRFNNGVPEELQVVPKDLDPNKKYHLKAVTNQNTIKIYLNGELVIEKNDDVLTNGYYGLNVWHSTTAFQNVRATQ; from the coding sequence ATGAGACTGATAAGCAGGCTGTTAATTGTTGCTTTGTTATGTTCGGTCGTTTTTCAGTTTAATATAGGAACAGCGGCCGGTGCTGATTATTACAAAGAGCCGTTTCGGAACCAATTTCATTTTTCTCCGGAAGCCAATTGGATGAATGACCCAAATGGAATGGTTTTTTTCGAAGGCGAATATCATCTTTTTTATCAATACTATCCATATGGCACCACCTGGGGACCGATGCATTGGGGGCATGCGGTCAGCAAGGATCTTGTAAACTGGGAGCACCTCCCTATGGCCTTGCTGCCGGATGAAAATGGCTGGATCTTCTCTGGAAGCGCTGTCATTGACAAAAATAATACTGCCGGTTTCGGTCAAAATGCCATGGTGGCTATTTTTACTCATGCAGATGGACCGAAGCAGGTACAGAGTATTGCGTACAGTCTTGACAAAGGGAGAACCTGGACGAAATACAATGGGAATCCAGTTATGCCAAATCCGCCAATTCCAGATTGGCGAGATCCTAAAGTTTTTTGGCATGACGGAACACAAAAATGGGTGATGACCCTGGCAGCGAAAGACAAAATTATGTTTTACACCTCACCTGATTTAAAGAATTGGTCTTACGCAAGCGAATTTGGCCCGGATGGGGGCATTCAGGCAAATACTGCTAAAGGGAAATATGCATACAGCCTTTCAAATGATAGAGGCACCTCTTTCACGTACGAAGGGGACGTTATGAATGTTGAAAAGAATGGAAGGATTGGTGCAGGAGGACTTCTCTTCCGTTCGGATGATCCGGCTAAAAACGGATATGCGGCATTGCTTGACGCCGAAGAAAACAAAGTGAAGCTCGTAAAAATCGAAAACGGAATTCCAACAGAAATTCGCTCCAAAGATATGTCAATTCAACCATCAAAAAGTTACCATTTAAAGGTCGTTACAGATGGACCGAACATTTCCGTTTTTGTGAATGGCACTTCAGAGCTCACAGCTTCAGATACAAGTTTTGAAAACGGTAAATTCGGACTTATCGGGCGCAATTCCACCGCTGTGATTCGGAATGTCACATTTACGAACACGACGAACGTAATCACAAACCTATCCGGTTTTCAACCTGCCGGCGGTGAATGGACAAAAACATTAGAAGGACTGACGGGTTCTTCTCCATCGGACGCATTTACCGTTGCAAACGAGACTGGGACCGACTTAATTTACAAAGCAGACATTAAGGTATCAGGTTCGTCTGGAGGAAAAGGTGCAGGTGCCCTTCTCTTTAAAGCAGACAGAGCCGCCCAGAACGGATACGTTGCCAATGTGGACGCGTTAAATGACAAAGTGAAGCTGATGAAAATCGTTGGCGGGCAGATTTCCGTTCTCGCTGAAAAAACGATTGCTCTGGAAACAGATAGACAATACGAATTAAAAGTTGCCACGTTAGGTGACAACATCAAGGTCTACCTTGATGAAACACTTATTCATGATATACATGATGGCGCCTTTTCAAGCGGACATTTTGGTTTAAATGTTTGGAACGCAAAAGCCGTTTTCCAGAACATTAAGGCAGAAAAAAATATTGTTACCAATGAAACGAACATTAAAAATGGAGATTTTGAAACAGGCAATTTCTCCGGGTGGGAAGTATTATCAGGAAATGCCTTCAGCAATGCTCATGTTACAAATGCTACCTCTTATTGGGGAGGATCGTTTGGACAACAAGGGAATTATCATTTGTGGGGAGCGGCACAGATTCCTTTTGATGAACCAACAGGTGAAGCGAGGTCATCTTATTTCAAATTAGCAGGCTCAGGAGAAATCAATTTCATGCTTGGGGGAGGAAACAACGAATCCACCTATCTGGCTTTGATGAGAGCTTCGGATGATAAGGAAATTTTACGGCAGACCAATACAAAGTGGAAAGAAGATGAAACGTACCGTCGTTATATTTGGGATGCTTCTGCTTTTCGAGACGAGGTCCTCTATCTTAAACTCGTAGATTATGAAAAAAATGGATGGGGACATATCAATGTTGACGACATTAAAGTTAATAATACCGGTAGCATGCCTGAAAACATAGACAAAAAAGCACAACCGGTTGAGGAGAACGGGGAAGCAAGGAATAACGGAACGATCGACAACTGGACCGCCGTATCAGGAGAATGGGTGAACTCCACATATGGAAATAACGGAGGCGTGTGGGAATGCCCGGCTCTATTCCAGCTTCCGGTGGCAGGCGATCCGTCGAAGAAAAAATGGGTCTTACAAGTCAGCGTTGGAGATGGTGCGGCTGCGGGAGGCAGCGGCGGCCAATATTTTATCGGCGAGTTTGACGGCAAAACCTTTAAAAGTGACAATCCTCCGCAAGAAACATTATGGACGGATTACGGAGCTGATTTTTATGCCGCTGTTGAATGGAACAATACCGAAGGACCGAACGGAGAAAAATACTGGCTCGGCTGGATGAGTAACTGGAAATACGCAAACCACACGCCGACGACCACTTGGAGAAGCTCAATGACACTGCCGAGAAAAATGGAATTGGCGCAGACTCCGGAAGGTTTACGATTACAGCAGACTCCTGTTTCGCTTCAATCGCTAAGACTAAGCGGGCAAGGTGTTCAATTCCACAATAAGCTGATTCAGTCCGGTCAATCGCTTTCTGCTGGGAAAGAAGCAGAATCGGCTGAATTCATCGTCGAATTTGATGTGGCAGGTTCAGGAGCGAGTGAGGTTGGCTTGAAAGTGCGAAAAGGTATAAATGAAGAAACGGTGATCGGCTATGATCTTCAGGCAAAAAAGCTGTTTGTGGACCGCAGCAAATCCGGTTCATTTGACTTCGGTCCGGATGTAAAGGGTATCCATGCTGCTCCAATGCCTTCAGAACAAGGGAAAATCAGGCTTCATGTGTTCCTTGATCATTCGTCCGTTGAAGTATTCGGCAATCAAGGAAAAAAAGTCATTACCGATCAGATTTTCCCTGGTGCGGCAAGCAAAGGCGTTGAATTGTACAGCAAGGGCGGTACAGTGAATGTTGCCAAATTTGAGATGTATCCTTTGTCGTCTATATGGAAAGAAAGCCCGTTTTCATCCAATCTCACCGGATGGCAAACAAAAAGCGGATTATGGGCCGACACGATAAAAGGCAAGCAAGGGCAAAGTGAAGGAGATTCCTTTATCCTTTCCAGCCAGACTGGCACAAACTTCACCTATGAAGCGGATATTGAGGTGTTGGACACGGATTCCCACCCAAATGATCCGAATAAAGATACCGTTGACAATCGTGTGGGTGCAGGCGGACTGGTATTCCGCTCGGATAATACAGCCAAAAACGCCTATGTTGCCAATGTCGATATTCACCACGACGCCATGAAGCTGATCCGATTTAATAACGGAGTACCGGAAGAGCTTCAAGTCGTGCCGAAGGATCTGGACCCGAACAAGAAATATCATCTCAAGGCAGTCACGAATCAGAATACGATCAAAATCTACTTGAACGGCGAGCTAGTGATTGAAAAAAATGACGATGTCCTTACTAATGGATATTACGGGTTGAATGTGTGGCATTCGACAACAGCCTTCCAAAATGTCCGGGCAACTCAATAA
- a CDS encoding ABC transporter permease subunit has protein sequence MIIILALLCLILSFTAPNFLEVSNLLNVLKQVSIIAILAAGMTIVILTGGIDLSVGSTVALTGVVSVMASAAGVNTFLAMLIGIGTGYIVGLINGFLTAKAKLPAFIVTLGSFTYVRGLAYVISGGYPIALQAAGFKFVGAGYIFGIPVPIYIMLIVYVIMFLVLKYTMFGRHIYAIGGNQEAARLTGIKVERSLINVYSISGLLAGLGGVVLAGRLYSGQPTAGQMYELDAIAAVILGGTSLTGGVGKIQGTIIGVLIMGVISNGLTLMDVNYYWQLVVKGGVIITAVLIDRLRARNS, from the coding sequence ATGATCATTATTTTAGCCCTATTGTGTCTTATTCTTTCTTTTACCGCACCTAACTTTTTGGAAGTCTCAAATTTACTCAACGTATTAAAACAAGTATCCATCATTGCGATATTGGCAGCGGGGATGACGATCGTCATTTTGACAGGCGGGATTGATCTCTCTGTCGGCTCGACAGTCGCTCTAACCGGAGTCGTCTCTGTTATGGCTTCTGCAGCGGGAGTAAATACCTTTCTCGCGATGCTTATTGGTATTGGAACAGGCTATATTGTCGGCCTGATCAATGGGTTTCTTACCGCCAAAGCTAAGCTGCCCGCTTTTATCGTGACCTTGGGAAGCTTCACATACGTAAGGGGACTTGCTTATGTCATCAGCGGAGGGTATCCGATCGCGCTTCAGGCTGCCGGCTTTAAATTTGTAGGTGCCGGCTATATTTTCGGCATCCCGGTGCCAATATATATCATGCTGATCGTGTACGTGATTATGTTTCTCGTTTTGAAATACACCATGTTCGGCCGTCATATATATGCCATCGGAGGAAACCAGGAAGCAGCAAGGCTGACAGGAATTAAAGTAGAAAGATCGTTGATCAACGTGTACTCCATTAGCGGGCTTCTTGCCGGACTCGGTGGGGTTGTGCTCGCGGGCCGACTGTATTCCGGCCAGCCGACAGCAGGTCAAATGTATGAACTTGATGCGATTGCCGCCGTCATTTTGGGAGGCACAAGTCTTACAGGCGGAGTAGGGAAAATTCAAGGAACGATTATCGGGGTTCTGATCATGGGTGTCATCAGCAACGGACTGACATTAATGGATGTCAACTACTACTGGCAGCTTGTTGTCAAAGGCGGTGTAATCATCACTGCGGTTCTGATTGACCGTCTGCGTGCCCGAAACTCGTAA
- a CDS encoding sugar ABC transporter ATP-binding protein: protein MPRPVLEMKNISKTFSSVKVLKDVKISLYPGEVHALMGENGAGKSTLMKILGGIYTPDANGEIVYKDSPIEWKSPLEARNKGISVIHQELNLSPNLTISENILMGTKFPKKTFGIVDWEKVHEKAGSILRSMGSSLNPKTLVSKLSVAEQQVVEIARALSFKAEVLIMDEPTASLSDKEINKLFTIIEDLKKQGVAIIYISHRMDEIFKISDRFTVLRDGDWIASGPIEETNPEHLVKLMVGRDLKDLFKRQTRKQATGKRVTNKPVLELRNVTDQTFVQDVSFQVYPGEIVGIAGLVGAGRTELVRAIFGAASLKSGEILVDGQPVHIRNPIDAIKNGIAHVPESRKEQGLFLDMSVKENLIMTEMSSFSKFGMLSWRQAGSAAGKHIQNLGVKVANPELPVSSLSGGNQQKVVIAKWLSIHPKVLLLDEPTRGVDIGAKTEIHKIISGLAEQGLAVLMISSELPEVLGVSDRILVMSEGRLTGELQREEATQEKIMHYATGGK from the coding sequence ATGCCGCGGCCTGTACTTGAAATGAAGAACATCAGCAAAACTTTTTCAAGTGTCAAGGTGCTAAAAGACGTAAAAATATCCCTATATCCCGGTGAAGTCCATGCGCTGATGGGGGAAAACGGAGCCGGAAAGTCGACTTTGATGAAGATTTTAGGCGGGATATACACTCCGGATGCAAATGGAGAAATTGTATATAAGGACTCACCCATTGAGTGGAAATCGCCGCTAGAAGCAAGAAACAAAGGGATCAGTGTCATCCATCAGGAGCTGAATCTTTCACCCAACCTAACCATTAGTGAAAATATATTAATGGGTACCAAATTTCCGAAAAAAACCTTTGGGATAGTCGATTGGGAAAAGGTTCATGAGAAAGCGGGAAGCATTCTGCGCTCCATGGGCTCAAGCTTAAACCCCAAGACGCTTGTTTCCAAGCTGAGTGTCGCGGAGCAGCAGGTGGTGGAAATTGCGAGAGCTTTGTCCTTCAAGGCAGAGGTGCTGATAATGGATGAACCGACGGCATCTTTATCTGATAAAGAAATAAATAAATTATTTACGATCATCGAAGATTTGAAGAAGCAAGGGGTAGCTATTATTTATATTTCGCATCGGATGGATGAAATCTTCAAAATATCCGATCGTTTTACTGTTTTACGTGACGGGGATTGGATCGCAAGCGGACCAATCGAAGAAACCAACCCGGAGCATCTGGTCAAATTAATGGTCGGAAGGGACCTGAAGGATCTATTCAAGCGCCAAACGCGCAAGCAGGCCACCGGTAAAAGGGTAACAAACAAACCTGTACTTGAACTTCGGAATGTAACCGATCAAACATTTGTACAGGATGTTTCTTTTCAAGTATATCCCGGGGAAATCGTCGGGATCGCGGGATTGGTGGGTGCGGGAAGAACAGAGCTTGTCCGCGCGATTTTTGGCGCTGCTTCCCTTAAGAGCGGAGAAATCCTCGTTGATGGGCAGCCGGTTCATATCCGAAACCCAATCGATGCGATCAAAAATGGAATTGCCCACGTGCCGGAAAGCCGGAAGGAGCAGGGGCTATTTCTGGATATGTCAGTGAAAGAAAACCTCATCATGACAGAAATGAGCAGCTTTTCTAAATTTGGAATGCTGAGCTGGAGGCAAGCAGGAAGCGCAGCAGGAAAGCACATTCAAAATCTAGGGGTAAAAGTAGCTAATCCTGAATTGCCGGTATCTTCATTAAGCGGTGGAAACCAGCAAAAAGTCGTCATTGCCAAATGGCTTTCGATTCATCCAAAGGTCCTCCTTCTTGATGAGCCAACCCGCGGTGTCGATATCGGGGCGAAAACCGAAATCCACAAAATCATCAGCGGTTTGGCCGAGCAGGGATTGGCTGTCTTGATGATATCGTCTGAACTGCCGGAGGTACTTGGAGTCAGTGACCGGATTCTCGTTATGAGTGAAGGACGTTTAACCGGTGAGCTCCAGCGAGAAGAGGCAACACAAGAGAAGATCATGCACTATGCGACAGGAGGCAAATAA
- a CDS encoding ABC transporter substrate-binding protein, giving the protein MKKTLRFALAVMMTFILLLLGACSMEEPTSGGSENKEGGEGDQMVIGLTVGTLANPFFVSMADGAKKAGEEMGAKVIAESADYDLAKQTTQIENFITKKVDLILLNAVDSKGIAGAVAQAKSAGIPVIAVDVDAEGGVDATITSDNYQAGKLAGEYVVKELGGKGKIAIIDGPPVSAVTDRIKGFEEAIKDSGIEVVAKQNGEGSREKALTVTENILEANPKGSLDAIFAINDPEALGVQIAQEQAGRQDEFFIVGVDGAPEAIDAMKKEGSTIAATSAQHPDEIVKEAIEIGQKIKDGEKVEGLIKVPVDLVTQDNLDSYKGW; this is encoded by the coding sequence ATGAAAAAGACTTTAAGATTTGCTTTGGCTGTAATGATGACTTTCATATTACTTTTATTAGGTGCATGCAGTATGGAGGAGCCTACGTCTGGAGGCAGTGAAAACAAAGAAGGCGGAGAAGGAGATCAAATGGTTATCGGCTTGACGGTCGGAACACTTGCAAACCCTTTTTTCGTATCGATGGCTGACGGTGCGAAAAAAGCAGGTGAAGAAATGGGTGCCAAGGTCATCGCTGAAAGCGCCGATTATGATTTGGCAAAGCAAACGACACAAATCGAAAACTTCATTACTAAGAAAGTGGACTTAATTCTATTAAATGCAGTTGATTCAAAAGGAATCGCGGGCGCTGTGGCTCAAGCTAAATCTGCAGGAATTCCGGTGATTGCCGTGGATGTTGATGCAGAAGGCGGAGTAGATGCAACAATTACGTCTGATAACTATCAAGCTGGTAAACTCGCAGGGGAATATGTCGTGAAGGAGCTTGGCGGCAAAGGCAAGATTGCAATCATCGATGGACCGCCCGTTTCAGCCGTAACGGACAGGATTAAAGGGTTTGAAGAAGCCATCAAGGATTCTGGTATCGAAGTTGTAGCGAAACAAAATGGTGAAGGCAGCAGAGAAAAAGCGCTTACAGTAACAGAAAATATTCTTGAAGCGAATCCAAAAGGGTCATTGGATGCCATCTTTGCTATCAACGACCCTGAAGCGCTGGGCGTCCAAATTGCTCAAGAACAAGCGGGACGGCAGGATGAATTCTTTATTGTCGGAGTAGACGGAGCTCCGGAAGCAATAGATGCAATGAAAAAAGAAGGCAGTACGATTGCCGCAACATCCGCACAGCATCCAGATGAAATTGTGAAAGAAGCAATCGAAATCGGTCAAAAGATCAAAGACGGAGAGAAAGTCGAAGGTTTGATCAAGGTTCCGGTTGACCTTGTCACCCAGGATAATTTGGATTCTTATAAAGGCTGGTAA
- a CDS encoding GH32 C-terminal domain-containing protein has protein sequence MNKKKIFIFSLVFVLCIASGITTYYIVKPKQEAQQNDNVTKPPVQANSYYNELYRPQFHYSPEANWMNDPNGMVFHKGEYHLFYQYHPYDAKWGPMHWGHAVSKDLVHWEHRPVAFTPDHNGDIFSGSIVVDHNNTSGFGKDALVALYTQNKDGHQVQSLAYSTDDGNTWTKYEGNPIMKDFPDPDWRDPKVFWHEETKSWIMPLAAKDKVMLYTSPNLKDWSFASEYKPQNASGATLLECPELFPLPVDGEKDKQKWVLTTSLGDGAIAGGSGMEYYVGTFDGKTFTPDKPEAEWIDYGADFYAGVTWENAPNNDQYRTMIAWMSNWKYANDTPTSAWRSAMTVPRKLELKTSQNGEVKLVQSPIQELETLRGKEKSYPSQVIKPNTNFLANAKGDTVELVADFKVDEMTTSKAFGFRVRKGDDQATSIGYNNEKKTIYLDRSFSGESYFNDQFAKVHEAPLEPVDGHVKMRILVDRSSVELFGNDGQVSITDQIFPKGSSDGIELFSSDGDVTLESLHVYPLNRIWGNSLFHSNLSGWEALNGRWADTISGTQGSDTVDSFKLADSRGKDFTYETDVKIGNQGAGGLVFRSDKTAKNAYVATIDQPGQMVKLWKKVDGEASILATYPAKIDPETTNHLKVTTEGKEIKVHFNDQLAIRTKDNSLSSGYFGLNVWNGTSTFQNVNTYPKK, from the coding sequence ATGAATAAGAAAAAGATATTCATCTTTTCACTCGTCTTTGTGCTGTGTATCGCTTCTGGCATAACCACTTATTATATAGTAAAACCCAAGCAAGAAGCACAGCAAAATGATAATGTAACTAAACCACCAGTTCAAGCTAACAGTTATTATAACGAGCTGTACCGGCCTCAATTCCATTATTCACCAGAGGCAAACTGGATGAACGATCCGAATGGAATGGTTTTCCATAAGGGTGAATACCATTTGTTTTATCAGTACCATCCTTACGATGCGAAATGGGGACCAATGCATTGGGGACATGCAGTAAGTAAAGACCTTGTCCATTGGGAGCATCGTCCCGTTGCATTTACTCCGGATCATAATGGAGACATCTTCTCTGGCAGTATTGTTGTTGATCACAACAATACAAGCGGATTTGGCAAGGATGCACTCGTTGCCTTATACACGCAAAACAAAGATGGCCATCAAGTCCAGAGCTTGGCCTACAGCACGGATGACGGAAACACATGGACAAAATATGAAGGCAATCCGATTATGAAAGACTTTCCTGATCCGGATTGGCGTGATCCGAAAGTCTTTTGGCACGAAGAAACAAAATCATGGATTATGCCTTTAGCGGCTAAAGATAAAGTGATGCTGTATACGTCACCAAACTTAAAGGATTGGTCATTCGCGAGTGAATATAAGCCGCAAAACGCGAGCGGAGCAACACTATTGGAATGTCCTGAACTTTTCCCTCTCCCGGTTGACGGAGAAAAAGATAAGCAGAAGTGGGTTTTGACAACCAGCTTGGGAGATGGAGCGATTGCCGGCGGCTCAGGGATGGAGTATTACGTCGGAACTTTTGACGGCAAGACATTCACACCTGATAAACCGGAAGCCGAGTGGATCGATTACGGTGCTGACTTTTACGCTGGCGTCACATGGGAAAACGCGCCGAACAACGATCAATACCGTACCATGATTGCCTGGATGAGCAACTGGAAGTATGCAAATGATACTCCGACATCTGCTTGGAGAAGTGCAATGACCGTTCCGAGAAAGCTTGAATTAAAAACGTCCCAAAATGGCGAGGTTAAGCTGGTTCAATCACCGATTCAAGAATTGGAGACGCTTCGCGGCAAAGAAAAATCATATCCATCTCAAGTGATCAAGCCGAACACCAATTTTTTGGCGAATGCAAAAGGTGATACAGTTGAGCTCGTTGCCGACTTTAAGGTAGACGAAATGACAACTTCAAAGGCATTCGGTTTCAGGGTACGAAAAGGCGATGATCAAGCAACTTCGATTGGATATAACAATGAGAAGAAGACAATTTATCTCGACCGTTCTTTCTCAGGAGAAAGTTATTTTAATGATCAATTTGCCAAAGTTCATGAAGCGCCGTTAGAACCCGTTGATGGACATGTGAAAATGCGTATTCTCGTCGATCGTTCATCCGTTGAACTCTTCGGCAATGACGGTCAAGTATCCATTACGGATCAAATTTTTCCTAAGGGGTCAAGTGACGGGATAGAGCTCTTCTCAAGCGACGGGGACGTAACCCTTGAGTCCCTTCATGTCTATCCGCTTAACCGCATATGGGGTAACAGTTTGTTTCATTCAAATCTGAGCGGATGGGAAGCGTTAAATGGCCGATGGGCAGATACCATTTCGGGGACACAAGGCAGCGATACAGTCGACTCTTTTAAACTAGCAGATTCAAGAGGAAAAGATTTCACGTACGAAACAGATGTAAAGATAGGAAATCAAGGTGCTGGAGGCCTCGTGTTCCGCTCTGACAAAACAGCCAAAAATGCGTATGTCGCAACAATTGATCAACCCGGACAGATGGTGAAACTTTGGAAAAAAGTGGACGGTGAAGCATCAATTTTAGCTACGTATCCCGCTAAAATTGATCCTGAAACGACAAATCACTTAAAAGTCACTACAGAGGGTAAAGAAATAAAGGTGCATTTTAATGATCAATTAGCGATCCGAACCAAAGATAATTCGCTCTCTTCCGGTTATTTCGGCTTAAATGTCTGGAACGGAACGAGTACCTTTCAAAACGTGAATACCTATCCGAAGAAATAA
- a CDS encoding DUF952 domain-containing protein: protein MILHIVDNEEWLKAKDKGIYAPSSLESDGFIHCSTKEQVIEVANFLFKGHTGLVLLCIDSNKVKAKIIYEDLYETGKLYPHIYGSLHADAVFKVINFELKKDGTFNFPKEIDDIAL from the coding sequence TTGATACTGCATATTGTTGATAATGAAGAATGGTTAAAAGCGAAAGATAAGGGTATTTATGCTCCCTCAAGTTTAGAAAGTGATGGTTTTATACATTGTTCTACAAAAGAGCAAGTAATTGAAGTAGCTAATTTTTTATTTAAGGGACATACTGGTCTGGTACTTTTGTGTATAGACTCAAATAAAGTCAAAGCTAAGATTATTTACGAAGATTTATATGAGACAGGAAAATTATATCCACATATTTATGGTTCATTACATGCGGATGCCGTATTTAAAGTAATTAATTTTGAGCTTAAAAAAGATGGGACTTTTAATTTTCCTAAAGAAATAGATGATATTGCTCTTTAG
- a CDS encoding aldehyde dehydrogenase family protein, with translation MNIQSLSKQYIDGIWRDGQSESRLSDINPYNGEVLAAFTMANVDDVDLSYKAALKAKEDWDKVNPYQKRDILEKAVSYIDDNEEDIANIIMDELGGTRLKAAFEIGLVKNMIKEAATFPLRIEGKILPSIEDGKENRLYRTPVGVVGVISPFNFPFFLSVKSVAPALGAGNGVVLKPHEETPITGGTLIAKIFEEAGIPKGLLNVVVTDIDEIGDAFVEHPIPRVISFTGSTKVGSHIGQLAVKNFKKPLLELGGNSAFIILDDADIDYAVNAATFSRFTHQGQICMSANRIFVHKRIYEEFIEKYKAKVASLKVGDPRDPETVIGPVMNERQAVNLQLQINRGLEQGAKAVLKGNISGTIVEPTILTDVTPDMQIAQEELFGPVVYVVPFESEEEAILLANDTEYGLSGAIHTGDLNRGVEMAKKIHTGMIHVNDITINDEPIVAFGGVKQSGLGRLNGEWSLEEFTTLKWISVNYDQRSFPY, from the coding sequence ATGAATATTCAATCACTTTCCAAGCAATACATAGACGGAATCTGGAGGGATGGTCAGAGCGAGAGCAGGCTTTCCGACATCAATCCTTATAATGGAGAGGTTTTAGCAGCATTTACAATGGCGAATGTAGATGACGTTGATTTATCTTATAAAGCGGCTTTAAAAGCGAAGGAAGATTGGGATAAAGTTAATCCTTATCAAAAGCGTGATATTCTCGAGAAGGCTGTTAGCTACATCGATGATAACGAAGAGGATATTGCCAACATTATTATGGATGAGTTAGGTGGAACTAGGTTAAAGGCTGCCTTTGAAATCGGTTTGGTTAAAAATATGATTAAGGAAGCGGCTACCTTTCCTTTACGGATAGAAGGAAAAATATTACCTTCAATTGAGGATGGGAAAGAGAATCGATTATATCGTACTCCGGTTGGTGTGGTAGGCGTAATCAGCCCGTTTAATTTCCCGTTTTTCCTATCGGTTAAATCGGTTGCGCCTGCATTAGGTGCGGGAAATGGCGTTGTGTTAAAGCCGCATGAAGAAACACCGATTACTGGAGGAACCCTGATTGCGAAAATTTTTGAAGAGGCTGGCATTCCAAAGGGGTTATTAAATGTTGTGGTAACAGATATCGATGAGATTGGGGATGCATTTGTTGAGCATCCGATTCCAAGAGTTATATCCTTTACTGGTTCCACGAAGGTCGGAAGTCATATTGGTCAGCTGGCAGTTAAGAACTTTAAAAAGCCGCTATTAGAGTTAGGCGGAAACAGCGCATTTATCATTTTGGATGATGCAGATATTGATTACGCGGTAAATGCAGCAACATTCAGCCGCTTTACCCACCAGGGACAAATTTGTATGTCTGCAAACCGTATTTTTGTTCATAAAAGAATTTATGAGGAATTTATCGAGAAGTACAAAGCTAAGGTAGCTTCGCTTAAGGTTGGAGATCCTAGAGATCCTGAGACGGTTATCGGTCCGGTGATGAATGAAAGACAGGCAGTAAATCTTCAATTGCAAATTAATCGAGGGCTGGAGCAAGGAGCAAAAGCTGTACTTAAAGGAAATATTTCCGGAACTATCGTTGAACCCACGATTTTAACCGATGTTACACCAGATATGCAGATAGCTCAGGAAGAATTATTTGGGCCTGTTGTGTATGTTGTACCATTCGAATCAGAGGAAGAAGCTATTTTGTTGGCTAATGATACAGAATATGGATTGAGTGGAGCCATTCATACAGGTGATCTCAACCGCGGAGTAGAAATGGCTAAGAAGATACATACAGGGATGATTCATGTAAATGATATCACGATAAACGATGAACCGATCGTGGCATTCGGCGGTGTAAAACAATCAGGACTTGGCCGTTTGAACGGTGAATGGAGTTTAGAGGAATTTACGACGTTAAAATGGATTTCAGTGAATTATGATCAGAGAAGCTTTCCATATTAA